Proteins encoded by one window of Ramlibacter tataouinensis:
- a CDS encoding heme-dependent oxidative N-demethylase subunit alpha family protein produces the protein MDFDFGLITAPFRMQPGLRRLMPGARHLTPLAPGSALFAEKRKVHEAGASRHSAAGFDPGPALAAIAQQGRIDGLDAFDPHRLELAFEEDFTVLDGADGTLPWLCVCVPSHWAPEDKLGLDFAAVHAPVADNAALLGAGPSLVALATSGERWERFVWTISPSPRHDQHPRRQPRAPWPSGEDEQAFVRGCWLRVERQTFFPVGQGTRQAVFTIRVMLQPLAEAIDGTDKAARLHAALGSMSEAVLAYKGLAPAREPLLRWLARKAA, from the coding sequence GTGGACTTCGACTTCGGGCTGATCACCGCCCCCTTCCGCATGCAGCCGGGGCTGCGCCGGCTCATGCCGGGCGCGCGGCACCTGACGCCGCTGGCGCCGGGTTCGGCGCTGTTCGCGGAAAAGCGCAAGGTCCACGAGGCCGGCGCCTCGCGCCATAGCGCCGCCGGCTTCGATCCGGGGCCGGCCCTGGCCGCCATCGCGCAGCAAGGCCGGATCGACGGGCTGGACGCCTTCGACCCCCATCGCCTGGAACTGGCCTTCGAGGAAGACTTCACCGTGCTCGATGGCGCCGACGGCACCCTGCCCTGGCTGTGCGTCTGCGTGCCGTCCCACTGGGCGCCCGAAGACAAGCTGGGGCTGGACTTCGCGGCGGTGCATGCGCCGGTGGCCGACAACGCCGCCCTCCTCGGCGCCGGCCCTTCGCTGGTGGCGCTGGCCACGTCCGGCGAGCGCTGGGAGCGCTTCGTCTGGACGATCAGTCCGTCGCCGCGCCACGACCAGCACCCGCGCCGGCAGCCGCGCGCGCCCTGGCCCTCGGGCGAGGACGAGCAGGCCTTCGTCCGCGGCTGCTGGCTGCGGGTCGAGCGCCAGACCTTCTTTCCGGTCGGCCAGGGCACGCGCCAGGCGGTGTTCACCATCCGGGTGATGCTGCAACCGCTGGCCGAGGCGATCGACGGCACGGACAAGGCGGCACGCCTGCATGCCGCACTCGGCTCCATGAGCGAGGCGGTGCTGGCCTACAAGGGGCTGGCGCCCGCGCGCGAGCCGCTGCTGCGCTGGCTGGCCCGGAAAGCCGCCTGA
- a CDS encoding AEC family transporter, with amino-acid sequence MELLLRIAQVIVPVFLIVAIGFGYARRRQPDLRAFNRIVLDVMTPLLVYTALAGKDFRLQEHERLLAAGALLILACGAVAWLLARLTHTGPRSLVPVVMFNNCGNMGLPLALLAFGPEHFGAAVALFSVSNVLHFSLGARITSADARTRDLLLSPLMIAAALGFASAASGIRPPEMLMTGMRLMGEATLPLMLFALGVRLTALQPQDIPRGLLGAFARPLVGLALAVPLAWALELTGPARAQLILFGALPPAVMQFLLAERYGQEPERVAAMILLGNALALLFVPLGLAIALPGQ; translated from the coding sequence ATGGAGTTGCTGCTGCGCATCGCGCAGGTGATCGTTCCGGTGTTCCTGATCGTCGCCATCGGCTTCGGCTACGCCCGGCGCCGCCAGCCGGACCTGCGCGCCTTCAACCGCATCGTGCTGGACGTGATGACGCCGCTGCTGGTGTACACCGCCCTGGCCGGCAAGGACTTCCGGCTGCAGGAGCACGAGCGCCTGCTCGCGGCCGGCGCGCTGCTGATCCTGGCCTGCGGCGCGGTCGCCTGGCTCCTCGCGCGGCTGACGCACACCGGGCCGCGCAGCCTGGTGCCGGTGGTGATGTTCAACAACTGCGGCAACATGGGCCTGCCGCTGGCGCTGCTGGCGTTCGGGCCGGAGCACTTCGGCGCGGCCGTCGCATTGTTCTCGGTCAGCAACGTGCTGCACTTCTCGCTGGGCGCGCGCATCACCAGCGCCGATGCCCGCACGCGCGACCTGCTGCTGTCGCCGCTGATGATCGCGGCGGCGCTCGGCTTCGCCAGCGCGGCCAGCGGCATCCGCCCGCCCGAGATGCTGATGACGGGCATGCGCCTGATGGGCGAGGCGACGCTGCCGCTGATGCTGTTCGCGCTGGGGGTGCGCCTGACCGCGCTGCAGCCGCAGGACATCCCGCGCGGCTTGCTGGGCGCGTTTGCGCGTCCGCTGGTCGGCCTGGCGCTGGCCGTGCCCCTGGCCTGGGCGCTGGAGCTCACGGGCCCGGCACGGGCGCAGTTGATCCTGTTCGGCGCCCTGCCGCCGGCCGTGATGCAGTTCCTGCTGGCCGAGCGCTACGGCCAGGAGCCGGAGCGGGTGGCGGCGATGATCCTGCTGGGCAACGCGCTGGCGCTGCTGTTCGTGCCGCTGGGGCTGGCGATCGCGCTGCCGGGTCAGTAG
- a CDS encoding TIGR00730 family Rossman fold protein: MSSTRNIHDGRLADAWATLKAHSDAGLPLDPEASRLAFADPEFLLRRETRGIRFQLELLKPDLEQQAHGIENTVVVFGSARFRSEEEAAALLAAAEAGGDEAVIRRARALARNARYYEEARAFGKLVAQFSAAREPGERLFICTGGGPGIMQAANRGAWEAGGSSVGLSIALPMEEAPNPFVTPELSFKFHYFALRKMHFMMRAKALVAFPGGFGTLDELFEVITLVQTRKSHQVPIVLFGPDYWKRLVDFEVLVEEGVIAPADLELLQYADDAQGAWDIIKRFYRL, encoded by the coding sequence ATGTCTTCCACCCGCAACATCCACGACGGGCGGCTCGCCGACGCCTGGGCCACCCTCAAGGCGCACTCCGACGCCGGCCTGCCGCTGGATCCCGAGGCCAGTCGGCTGGCCTTTGCCGACCCCGAGTTCCTGCTGCGCCGCGAGACCCGCGGCATCCGCTTCCAGCTGGAGCTGCTCAAGCCCGACCTGGAGCAGCAGGCGCATGGGATCGAGAACACCGTCGTCGTGTTCGGCAGCGCGCGCTTTCGCAGCGAAGAGGAAGCGGCGGCCCTGCTCGCCGCGGCCGAGGCCGGCGGCGACGAGGCAGTGATCCGCCGCGCCCGGGCGCTGGCGCGCAACGCGCGCTACTACGAGGAGGCGCGCGCCTTCGGCAAGCTGGTCGCGCAATTCAGCGCCGCGCGCGAGCCGGGCGAGCGCCTGTTCATCTGCACCGGGGGTGGCCCGGGGATCATGCAGGCGGCCAATCGCGGCGCCTGGGAGGCCGGCGGCAGCAGCGTGGGCCTGTCGATCGCGCTGCCGATGGAGGAGGCGCCCAACCCCTTCGTCACGCCGGAGCTGTCGTTCAAGTTCCACTACTTCGCCCTGCGCAAGATGCACTTCATGATGCGGGCCAAGGCGCTGGTGGCGTTCCCGGGCGGCTTCGGCACGCTGGACGAGCTGTTCGAGGTGATCACCCTGGTGCAGACGCGCAAGTCGCACCAGGTGCCGATCGTTCTGTTCGGGCCGGACTACTGGAAACGGCTGGTCGACTTCGAGGTGCTGGTCGAGGAAGGGGTGATCGCACCGGCCGACCTGGAGCTGCTCCAGTACGCCGACGATGCGCAAGGCGCCTGGGACATCATCAAGCGCTTCTACCGGCTCTGA
- a CDS encoding MFS transporter gives MAGMRMAAPLMALRSGYSEAAVGVLLALFALTPMLLALPAGRYADRHGLRRPFAWSVLAASLGGSLAVAFPVFPVLCLSALMTGGAAGAASIALQRHVGRAAGGATQLRQVFSWLAIGPAFSNFLGPFAAGLAIDHAGFRLAFLLLAVLPLASWFWVRRARELPPVHAPAGEREGTAWDLLREPGFRRLLLVNWVLSSCWDVHTFVVPVLGYERGLSASVIGTLLGAFAIAAVAVRVLMPVVAAYLKEWAVITAAMAATALLFTVYPLLASPLSMGLCSVLLGVALGTVQPMIMSMLHQITPEHRHGQAVGLRLMAINASSVSMPILFGAAGTVIGISGVFWAVAGVVAAGTRLSLRLGREPAGQSR, from the coding sequence ATGGCCGGCATGCGCATGGCGGCGCCGCTGATGGCGCTGCGTTCGGGCTACAGCGAGGCGGCGGTCGGCGTGCTGCTGGCCCTGTTTGCGCTGACGCCGATGCTGCTGGCCCTGCCTGCGGGCCGCTACGCGGATCGCCACGGCCTGCGCCGGCCCTTTGCCTGGTCGGTGCTGGCCGCGTCGCTGGGCGGCAGCCTGGCGGTGGCCTTCCCGGTGTTCCCGGTTCTGTGCCTGTCGGCGCTGATGACGGGCGGCGCCGCCGGTGCGGCCTCGATCGCGCTGCAGCGGCACGTGGGTCGTGCCGCCGGCGGCGCGACCCAGCTGCGCCAGGTGTTCTCCTGGCTGGCGATCGGGCCGGCGTTCTCCAACTTCCTCGGGCCATTCGCCGCCGGCCTGGCGATCGACCATGCCGGCTTCCGGCTGGCCTTCCTGCTGCTGGCGGTGCTGCCGCTGGCCAGCTGGTTCTGGGTGCGGCGGGCGCGCGAGCTGCCGCCGGTCCATGCCCCGGCCGGCGAACGCGAAGGCACGGCCTGGGATCTGCTGCGCGAGCCCGGATTCCGCCGCCTGCTGCTGGTGAACTGGGTGTTGTCCTCGTGCTGGGACGTGCACACCTTCGTGGTGCCGGTGCTGGGTTACGAGCGCGGCCTGTCGGCTTCGGTGATCGGCACCCTGCTCGGCGCCTTCGCCATCGCCGCCGTCGCGGTGCGGGTGCTGATGCCGGTCGTGGCCGCCTACCTGAAGGAGTGGGCGGTGATCACGGCGGCGATGGCGGCGACCGCGCTGCTGTTCACCGTCTATCCGCTGCTGGCATCGCCGCTGTCGATGGGGCTGTGCTCGGTGTTGCTGGGCGTGGCCCTGGGGACGGTGCAGCCGATGATCATGAGCATGCTGCACCAGATCACGCCGGAACACCGCCACGGGCAGGCGGTGGGTTTGCGGCTGATGGCGATCAACGCCAGCAGCGTCAGCATGCCGATCCTGTTCGGCGCTGCCGGCACCGTGATCGGAATCTCGGGGGTGTTCTGGGCGGTCGCCGGCGTGGTCGCGGCCGGCACCCGCCTGTCATTGCGGCTCGGCCGCGAGCCGGCCGGTCAGAGCCGGTAG
- the rmuC gene encoding DNA recombination protein RmuC: protein MALAAAAGLLALVLLAILLARKPATDNLRAELLAASERLERELRREVSESGRGARQELTQTMATFQRALLEQASQATRTQNSQIDAFAQQLTLLQKTVADTLGTQLQGLSESNARRLAEVRSTLEVQLAQLQQANAARLDEMRRTVDEKLQATLETRLGESFRQVAERLEQVHKGLGEMQVLAQGVGDLQRVLANVKARGVFGEVQLEALLEQVLTPEQYARQVETRPHSKQRVDFAVKLPGRAGEGAPVWLPIDAKFPREDYERLLEAADRADAAGVDSAGRALEQRIRQEAKSICEYYLCPPHTTDFAILFLPVESLYAEVLRRPGLMDQIQRDHRVTLAGPTTLLALLNSLHMGFRTLALERQASEVWKVLGAVKTEFERYGTWVDRIREQVRKASETLDDAQVRTRQMRRALKAVEALPEEQAQAVLPAPAGQGGETV from the coding sequence GTGGCGTTGGCCGCGGCGGCGGGGCTGCTGGCCCTGGTGCTGCTGGCCATCCTGCTGGCGCGCAAGCCCGCCACCGACAACCTGCGTGCCGAATTGCTGGCGGCTAGCGAGCGGCTGGAGCGCGAGCTGCGGCGCGAGGTCAGCGAATCCGGCCGCGGCGCGCGCCAGGAGCTGACCCAGACGATGGCGACGTTCCAGCGCGCCCTGCTGGAGCAGGCCTCGCAGGCCACCCGCACCCAGAACAGCCAGATCGATGCCTTCGCCCAGCAGCTCACGCTGCTGCAGAAGACGGTGGCCGACACCCTGGGGACCCAGCTGCAGGGCCTGAGCGAATCGAATGCCCGCCGGCTGGCCGAAGTGCGCAGCACGCTCGAAGTCCAGCTCGCGCAACTGCAGCAGGCCAATGCGGCGCGGCTCGACGAGATGCGGCGCACCGTCGACGAGAAGCTGCAGGCCACGCTGGAGACGCGCCTGGGCGAGAGCTTCCGCCAGGTCGCCGAGCGGCTGGAGCAGGTGCACAAGGGCCTGGGCGAGATGCAGGTGCTGGCCCAGGGCGTGGGCGACCTGCAGCGGGTGCTGGCCAACGTGAAGGCGCGCGGCGTGTTCGGCGAGGTCCAGCTCGAGGCGCTGCTGGAACAGGTGCTGACGCCCGAGCAGTACGCGCGCCAGGTCGAGACCCGACCGCACAGCAAGCAGCGGGTCGATTTCGCGGTGAAGCTGCCGGGCCGCGCCGGCGAGGGCGCGCCGGTGTGGCTGCCGATCGACGCCAAGTTCCCGCGCGAGGACTACGAGCGCCTGCTGGAAGCGGCCGACCGCGCCGATGCGGCCGGCGTCGACAGCGCGGGCCGCGCGCTGGAGCAGCGCATCCGGCAGGAAGCCAAGTCGATCTGCGAATACTACCTGTGTCCGCCGCACACCACCGACTTCGCCATCCTGTTCCTGCCGGTGGAAAGCCTGTACGCGGAGGTGCTGCGCCGCCCGGGCCTGATGGACCAGATCCAGCGCGACCACCGCGTGACCCTGGCCGGCCCGACCACGCTGCTGGCGCTGCTCAACAGCCTGCACATGGGCTTTCGCACCCTGGCCCTGGAACGCCAGGCCTCCGAGGTGTGGAAGGTGCTGGGCGCCGTGAAGACCGAGTTCGAGCGCTACGGCACCTGGGTCGATCGCATCCGCGAGCAGGTGCGCAAGGCCTCCGAGACGCTGGACGATGCCCAGGTGCGCACGCGCCAGATGCGCCGGGCGCTCAAGGCGGTCGAAGCGCTGCCCGAGGAGCAGGCCCAGGCCGTGCTGCCGGCGCCCGCGGGGCAGGGCGGCGAAACGGTGTGA
- the efp gene encoding elongation factor P yields MKIAQEIRAGNVIMQNGAPWVVLKTEYARGGRNAATVRMKLKSLLSNQGTEVVFKADDKMDQIVLDKKDCSYSYFADPMYVWMDGEYNQYEVEAENMGDALNYLEDGMTAEVVFYEGKAISVELPTSVEREITWTEPAVKGDTSGKVLKPAKIATGFEIGVPIFVAQGDKVEIDTRTGEYRRRV; encoded by the coding sequence ATGAAAATCGCTCAAGAAATCCGCGCCGGCAACGTGATCATGCAGAACGGCGCCCCCTGGGTCGTGCTCAAGACCGAGTACGCCCGCGGCGGCCGCAACGCCGCCACCGTGCGCATGAAGCTCAAGAGCCTGCTGTCCAACCAGGGCACGGAAGTCGTCTTCAAGGCGGACGACAAGATGGACCAGATCGTGCTGGACAAGAAGGACTGCAGCTACTCGTACTTCGCCGACCCGATGTACGTGTGGATGGATGGCGAGTACAACCAGTACGAGGTCGAGGCCGAGAACATGGGCGACGCGCTCAACTACCTCGAGGACGGGATGACCGCCGAAGTGGTGTTCTACGAAGGCAAGGCGATTTCGGTGGAACTGCCCACCAGCGTCGAGCGCGAGATCACCTGGACCGAGCCGGCCGTCAAGGGCGACACCTCGGGCAAGGTGCTCAAGCCGGCCAAGATCGCCACCGGCTTCGAGATCGGCGTGCCGATCTTCGTGGCCCAGGGCGACAAGGTCGAGATCGACACGCGCACCGGCGAGTACCGCCGCCGCGTCTGA